One window of the Armatimonadota bacterium genome contains the following:
- a CDS encoding ROK family protein — MSKFSQLAKPAVVPPLHKDFAPAALVNRAFLRMVEESGEGVNLVIALERGDGSVSVFNTKCFAEGSADADLNLPFAERVVKTLLWQRGGWKVIVGGPKSVGEHIKKVYTSTGARKFDADFMGGVYEHPFTVEITDADKIPAPSEGTIPLGGHLDGCRIGFDLGASDRKVSAVIDGEAVYTEEVNWDPRNATDPAYHYNEINTALKTAASHMPRVDAVGGSSAGVYINNRPRVASLFRGVPKDKFDKIENLFIDLKKEWGGIPFDVVNDGEVTALAGAMSLKDDSVLGVAMGSSEAGGYVTPAGEITSWLNEVAFIPIDYGDDAPVDEWSGDLGCGALYFSQQAVFRLAKEAGIGIDDSLGLAEKLKSVQNLLNANDERAIKIWESIGVFTGYGVAHYAMFYELKHVLILGRVTSFEGGNIILAQAKKVLETEFPELAKKIELHLPDEKIRRIGQAVAAASLPVIPR; from the coding sequence ATGAGTAAGTTTTCTCAGCTTGCAAAGCCGGCCGTCGTGCCGCCTCTGCATAAAGATTTCGCCCCCGCGGCTCTGGTCAATCGCGCATTTTTGCGTATGGTCGAAGAGTCCGGTGAAGGCGTAAACCTGGTAATCGCGCTTGAAAGAGGCGATGGGTCAGTATCCGTATTCAATACAAAGTGCTTTGCTGAAGGCTCCGCCGATGCCGATCTTAATCTACCGTTTGCTGAGCGGGTAGTAAAGACGCTTCTCTGGCAGCGGGGAGGCTGGAAAGTCATCGTCGGCGGACCCAAGAGTGTCGGTGAGCACATCAAGAAAGTCTATACATCCACAGGAGCCCGCAAATTTGACGCCGATTTTATGGGCGGCGTATACGAGCACCCATTTACTGTGGAGATAACTGACGCGGACAAGATCCCCGCGCCCTCCGAAGGCACCATACCTCTCGGTGGTCACCTTGACGGTTGCAGAATAGGCTTCGACCTCGGCGCAAGCGACCGCAAAGTCTCCGCCGTAATCGACGGCGAGGCTGTCTATACCGAAGAAGTCAACTGGGACCCTCGCAACGCAACCGACCCGGCTTACCATTACAATGAGATAAACACGGCTCTCAAGACCGCCGCATCGCATATGCCCAGAGTAGATGCTGTCGGCGGAAGCTCGGCTGGAGTTTATATCAATAACCGTCCGCGCGTCGCGTCGCTCTTCAGAGGTGTGCCGAAAGATAAGTTTGATAAGATAGAAAACCTGTTCATCGACCTCAAGAAAGAATGGGGCGGAATCCCGTTTGATGTAGTCAACGACGGTGAAGTCACCGCGCTTGCCGGAGCTATGTCCCTAAAGGACGACTCTGTACTGGGCGTGGCTATGGGATCGAGCGAGGCTGGCGGATATGTTACACCAGCCGGTGAGATCACATCATGGCTCAATGAGGTCGCGTTCATTCCCATAGACTATGGCGACGATGCGCCAGTGGACGAATGGTCCGGCGATTTGGGCTGCGGAGCGCTGTATTTCTCCCAGCAGGCCGTCTTCAGACTCGCCAAAGAGGCTGGAATCGGGATTGACGATAGCCTTGGTCTTGCCGAAAAGCTCAAGTCAGTCCAGAACCTGCTTAACGCGAATGACGAGAGAGCGATCAAGATTTGGGAGAGCATCGGTGTTTTCACCGGCTATGGAGTCGCGCACTATGCGATGTTCTACGAACTCAAGCATGTGCTCATCCTTGGCCGAGTGACTTCGTTTGAGGGCGGAAACATCATTCTTGCTCAGGCTAAGAAGGTCCTCGAGACCGAGTTCCCTGAACTTGCAAAGAAGATAGAACTCCATTTGCCTGATGAAAAGATCCGGCGTATAGGTCAGGCTGTGGCTGCTGCTAGTTTGCCTGTCATACCGCGCTGA
- the melA gene encoding alpha-galactosidase — translation MAKIAFIGAGSFGFTRGLVRDILTFPALADSTIALMDIDAERLSFIKSAVDNIVEAGNYPAKVVTTTDRAEALKGADGVVITILQGGVDVFRNDIEIPMKYGIDINVGDTRGPSGIFRALRTIPVMLDFCKDIERYCPNAIVLNYTNPMAMLCRAMQGVTKVNVTGLCHSVQGTAEMLAEWIGAPKEEITYHCAGINHQAWYLDYKWNGKDAYPLIRKALEDPEVWNKEQVRNEMFKHLGYYVTESSGHNSEYVAWFRKRPELIEKYCTHGTNWNPGHHAYILNEYQKVADTWRDNIKEELAKPIELERGHEYASLIFNATFGDGDLYEFNGNVRNFGLIDNLPEGCCVEVPVLASKRGLDPMHVGALPAQLALLNNISARCEELAVEGCLAGDPTMIFHAILFDPLTSAMLSMEETKQMVDEMFQANKDWLPQFKHLK, via the coding sequence TTGGCAAAAATCGCATTTATCGGAGCCGGCAGTTTCGGCTTCACCAGAGGGCTGGTTCGTGACATTCTCACGTTCCCGGCGCTGGCGGACAGCACAATCGCACTGATGGACATTGATGCAGAGCGTCTGAGCTTCATCAAATCGGCAGTCGACAACATTGTCGAAGCCGGCAATTACCCGGCAAAGGTTGTAACCACAACGGATCGCGCTGAAGCTCTCAAGGGCGCCGACGGTGTGGTCATCACAATACTCCAGGGCGGAGTAGACGTTTTCCGAAACGATATCGAGATTCCTATGAAGTACGGGATCGATATCAATGTCGGCGACACCCGCGGGCCGTCCGGGATCTTCCGGGCTCTCAGGACTATTCCTGTAATGCTGGATTTCTGTAAAGATATCGAGCGCTATTGCCCGAACGCGATTGTGCTCAATTATACAAACCCGATGGCAATGCTCTGCCGCGCAATGCAGGGTGTTACCAAGGTAAACGTCACGGGCCTGTGCCACAGTGTTCAGGGCACTGCCGAGATGCTGGCTGAGTGGATCGGCGCGCCAAAAGAAGAGATCACATATCACTGTGCAGGAATCAACCACCAGGCGTGGTATCTGGATTACAAATGGAACGGCAAGGACGCATATCCTCTGATCCGCAAGGCTTTGGAAGACCCCGAAGTCTGGAACAAAGAGCAGGTCCGCAATGAAATGTTCAAGCACCTGGGCTATTATGTCACCGAGTCCAGCGGGCACAACTCAGAATACGTCGCATGGTTCCGCAAGCGGCCGGAGCTTATCGAGAAGTATTGCACGCACGGCACAAATTGGAACCCCGGCCATCATGCATATATACTTAACGAGTATCAGAAAGTAGCCGATACATGGCGCGATAATATAAAAGAGGAGCTGGCCAAGCCCATAGAACTCGAAAGAGGCCATGAGTATGCGTCTCTCATCTTCAACGCCACGTTCGGTGACGGTGATCTCTATGAGTTCAACGGCAACGTGCGTAATTTCGGCCTGATAGACAACCTGCCGGAGGGCTGCTGTGTCGAAGTCCCAGTGCTGGCTTCAAAGCGCGGGCTCGACCCGATGCATGTCGGCGCTCTGCCTGCTCAGCTTGCGCTGCTAAATAATATCAGCGCACGCTGCGAGGAGCTTGCAGTCGAGGGATGCCTTGCGGGAGACCCGACCATGATCTTCCACGCCATCCTCTTCGATCCGCTGACCTCCGCAATGCTGAGTATGGAAGAGACCAAGCAGATGGTCGACGAGATGTTCCAAGCCAATAAAGACTGGCTGCCACAGTTCAAACACTTGAAGTAG
- the pyk gene encoding pyruvate kinase, translating to MRRTKIVCTIGPASNSPEKIMKLIKAGMNVARLNFSHGTHDEHLAQIILIRRISEKLGKTVGILQDLSGPKIRIGKIAKPPVMLIPGQTYTFTSSEVEGNAEHVTLPFPNLANQVKKGQMIYVDDAKLEFRVISTTTKDIVTKVVIGGELYSNKGFTVPGADYDVPGVTQKDKDDLRFGLEHGVDWVASSFVRSAEDVKPLRKVMREVGKRAPIIAKIERPEAVRNVISIIEEYDGIMVARGDLGIELPIDEVPAIQKNIIRHCNRLGKPVITATQMLDSMISNPRPTRAEVTDVANAIIDGTDATMLSGETAMGEFPIETVQMMDKIARSTERSLDYKSMSERRMAYPTHDNTEAIGEAAAKLAQDIKVAAIVTCTYGGTTARLVSKYRPEARIIAAASNDETARRLALSWGVSPIFVEMAKDTDGLIENAVEAAYDNKLIKKGDTVLVIAGVPVGIPGNTSLIRVLTVE from the coding sequence ATGCGAAGAACAAAAATAGTATGCACCATCGGACCGGCAAGCAATTCACCGGAAAAGATAATGAAGTTAATTAAGGCTGGGATGAACGTAGCCAGGCTCAACTTCTCTCACGGAACACATGATGAACACCTGGCCCAGATTATACTTATCAGGCGAATATCCGAAAAACTCGGCAAGACTGTCGGAATTCTGCAGGACCTCTCCGGCCCTAAGATCCGCATCGGCAAGATCGCCAAGCCGCCCGTCATGCTTATCCCCGGGCAGACATACACCTTTACCTCATCTGAAGTCGAGGGTAACGCCGAGCATGTCACGCTGCCGTTTCCCAACCTTGCAAACCAGGTCAAAAAGGGCCAGATGATATATGTGGATGATGCCAAGCTGGAGTTTAGGGTCATTTCCACCACCACGAAGGACATTGTCACCAAGGTCGTAATAGGGGGCGAGCTTTATTCAAACAAGGGCTTTACCGTTCCGGGAGCAGACTACGACGTGCCGGGGGTGACTCAAAAGGACAAGGATGACCTGCGATTCGGCCTGGAGCACGGCGTTGACTGGGTGGCAAGCTCATTCGTGCGTTCGGCTGAAGATGTGAAGCCTCTGAGAAAAGTTATGCGGGAGGTCGGCAAGCGCGCTCCGATAATTGCAAAAATCGAGCGCCCCGAAGCTGTGCGCAACGTGATCAGCATTATCGAAGAATACGACGGCATTATGGTCGCGCGGGGAGACCTCGGCATCGAACTGCCGATAGACGAGGTCCCGGCAATCCAGAAAAACATCATTCGGCATTGCAATCGCCTCGGCAAGCCGGTGATTACTGCCACACAGATGCTCGACTCAATGATATCCAACCCGCGCCCCACCCGTGCCGAGGTGACTGACGTCGCCAACGCCATTATAGACGGAACGGACGCAACCATGCTCTCAGGCGAGACTGCCATGGGTGAGTTTCCTATTGAAACAGTCCAAATGATGGACAAGATCGCTCGCAGCACTGAGAGGTCGCTGGATTACAAGAGCATGAGCGAAAGACGCATGGCATACCCCACTCATGACAATACCGAGGCTATCGGTGAAGCTGCGGCCAAGCTGGCGCAGGATATAAAGGTCGCGGCAATCGTCACCTGCACTTACGGTGGAACTACAGCCAGGCTGGTGAGTAAATATCGCCCGGAGGCGCGGATTATAGCCGCTGCATCAAACGATGAGACAGCCAGGCGCCTGGCTCTTTCTTGGGGAGTCAGCCCGATCTTTGTCGAAATGGCAAAAGACACAGACGGCTTGATCGAAAACGCAGTCGAGGCTGCATACGACAATAAGCTTATAAAGAAAGGCGATACCGTGCTGGTGATTGCAGGAGTGCCGGTGGGAATTCCGGGCAATACGAGCCTGATAAGGGTGCTGACTGTGGAATAA
- a CDS encoding PIG-L family deacetylase has protein sequence MKIAMAAVAHPDDIELMMAGTLIMLRDVGYELHYMNIANGSCGSVTMGPEETARVRTQESRNAAALIGATYHEPLVNDLEILYTDALVSKLCKIIRDVRPEVLFLPSPQDYMEDHMNSCRLMVTAAFCRNMPNYPTDPPSAAIDNEMAIYHALPYGLTDQLRRPITPDFYVDISGVIERKKSMLSCHKSQKEWLDKTQGLDNYLNMMTDMSAQVGRMSGKFEHAEGWRRHSHLGFASEDFDPLRYVLAELVL, from the coding sequence ATGAAGATAGCAATGGCAGCCGTTGCGCATCCCGATGATATCGAGCTGATGATGGCCGGCACTCTGATAATGCTCAGGGATGTGGGCTACGAACTGCATTACATGAACATTGCCAACGGCTCATGTGGATCGGTTACAATGGGGCCGGAGGAGACCGCGAGGGTCAGGACTCAGGAGTCCCGCAATGCTGCCGCTCTTATCGGCGCGACATATCATGAGCCGCTGGTAAACGACCTTGAAATTTTATACACAGACGCTCTTGTAAGCAAGCTGTGTAAAATCATTAGGGACGTGCGGCCTGAGGTTCTGTTCCTGCCGTCGCCTCAGGACTATATGGAGGATCATATGAACTCCTGCCGTCTGATGGTAACGGCTGCCTTTTGCAGAAACATGCCCAACTATCCGACAGATCCGCCTTCCGCTGCAATAGATAACGAGATGGCGATTTACCATGCTCTGCCTTACGGACTGACGGACCAGTTGAGAAGACCTATCACCCCGGATTTCTATGTGGATATATCGGGTGTAATTGAACGCAAGAAAAGTATGCTTTCCTGCCATAAGAGTCAGAAAGAGTGGTTGGACAAGACCCAGGGTCTGGATAACTATCTGAACATGATGACGGATATGTCTGCTCAGGTAGGTCGTATGTCCGGCAAATTCGAGCATGCCGAGGGTTGGAGGAGACACTCGCATCTGGGCTTTGCATCTGAAGATTTTGATCCGCTGCGCTATGTGCTGGCAGAATTGGTTTTATAG
- a CDS encoding glucosamine-6-phosphate isomerase → MSRPLSKIAPDWWDYTTLDQEILDAAAKLTAEDMVALSRPGFKVVFYDTLEEFYCAEALEYIEAWKQSTPDNPVGICGPIGPTEQLPLVARIVNSIGLNLKDSHFWGMDEWFINGKEAPEDHPLSFAKADKEMCFNRIKPELAMPASNMHFPKADPAEYVASWEGVKCAVMQGGQGDTKHWAFNDPLRREGAYKDNPPTPEEYLKLSTRVVDLHPVTVMQNARTSGGGKVDLVPNQAVSVGPVQTWKAEKISIWQAGMHDNAFGQRLTAFMIGKKIADSAVPMSLLSLHPNVQFNYFRGGIGTCEVEMH, encoded by the coding sequence ATGTCAAGACCATTAAGCAAAATCGCTCCCGATTGGTGGGACTATACTACTCTCGACCAGGAGATCCTGGACGCTGCCGCAAAACTGACGGCAGAGGACATGGTCGCTCTATCACGGCCCGGGTTCAAGGTCGTCTTTTATGACACACTCGAAGAGTTCTACTGCGCCGAGGCTCTGGAGTATATCGAGGCTTGGAAGCAGTCCACACCGGATAACCCGGTAGGAATCTGCGGACCCATCGGCCCGACCGAGCAGCTTCCATTAGTTGCCCGGATAGTCAACTCTATAGGTCTTAACCTCAAGGACTCCCATTTCTGGGGAATGGACGAATGGTTCATCAACGGTAAAGAGGCTCCTGAGGATCATCCCCTTTCATTTGCCAAGGCGGACAAGGAGATGTGTTTCAACAGGATCAAACCCGAGCTTGCCATGCCCGCATCCAATATGCACTTCCCGAAAGCCGACCCGGCGGAATACGTCGCGAGTTGGGAAGGAGTCAAGTGCGCGGTAATGCAGGGCGGTCAGGGCGACACCAAGCACTGGGCGTTCAACGACCCCCTGAGGCGTGAGGGCGCTTACAAAGACAATCCGCCCACCCCTGAGGAGTATCTGAAACTCTCTACGCGCGTAGTGGACCTGCATCCGGTAACGGTCATGCAAAACGCGCGCACATCAGGCGGCGGTAAGGTCGACCTCGTGCCGAACCAGGCCGTGAGTGTAGGGCCGGTTCAGACTTGGAAAGCCGAGAAGATATCCATCTGGCAGGCGGGTATGCACGATAACGCGTTCGGCCAGAGGCTCACCGCGTTTATGATCGGCAAAAAGATCGCCGACAGCGCCGTGCCTATGTCTCTGCTCTCCCTGCATCCGAATGTGCAGTTCAACTATTTCCGAGGTGGAATCGGCACCTGCGAAGTCGAGATGCACTAA